One Carassius auratus strain Wakin chromosome 4, ASM336829v1, whole genome shotgun sequence DNA segment encodes these proteins:
- the LOC113065410 gene encoding DENN domain-containing protein 5B isoform X3, with protein MSATMSGSGSAPCRFAHYFVICGIDNETGLEPDALAGENFDQSPLKRTFKSKVLAHYPENIECNPFDQDAVNMLCMPKGLSFRTQRDSRTPQFHSFLITREDGSRTYGFVHTFYEEVTSPQICSAMQTLHQMHQAEHNASAHNCPSSSSSSSSSSSSSSMDSLASSLDEVESPSSTSSSQGGRRSCGCSGEGYDSVRDTLYVSKAMCLITPMPFMHACKRFLSQVHRAVISNQPPPLPLESYIYNILYEVPLPPPGRSLKFHGVYEPILCQRPGVGELPLADFPLSKAFQLLGVENLVQIFTCVLLEMQILLYSQDYQRLMVVAEGITTLLFPFQWQHVYVPILPASLLHFLDAPVPYLMGLQSKEGTDRSKLELPQEANLCFVDIDNHYIELPEDFPQFPNKTEFIQELSEVLLSFGLSPEGGNTSSEPAVSSQTSVLEKELKSTSLSELVDDRKNGNLGGEALDVLELLQGNPTLERLQALAKRTGVKVARLEALAAGQKAVGEEGVGGRSPVEEEELRNAKLNVQLREVFAARFATMFADYESFVIQNSPDLESWLTNREQMHNFDKASFLSDQPEPYLPFLSHFIETQMFATFIDNKIISQWEEKEPLLRVFDGRIEKARLYNVRAPSLRSSVYQKCTFLKESAQAIEQRLRKMDHTAIHPHLLDMKIGQGKYQQGFFPKLQADVLASGPTNNKWSNRTCSTQRRVDRHRQHNDHLVLDNDLKEKYMQEARSLGKNLRQPKLSDLSPAVIAQTNWKFVEGLLKECKMKTKRMLVEKMGREAVELGHGEVNITGLEENTLIASLCDLLERIWSHGLQVKQGKSALWSHLLHYQTREEKNEQLSESPVSNGQEKRKPESSVGLPALRLSVIQDMRHIQSMGEIKTDVGRARAWIRLSLEKKLLSQSLKQLLSNQALTKKLYKRYAFLRCEEEKEQFLFHLLSLNTVDYFCFTSVFTTIMIPYRAVIIPIKKLSNAMTTSNPWLCVSGELGDSGILQITKNVLEMKFDSAFRPHTHISIAFKCQNLGKLTTVQLGHDNSGLLAKWLVDCVMVRNEITGHTYKFPCGKWLGKGVDDGSLERVLIGEFVVPCNDDDGGRGSKTPPLQRSPSQIRRISITSLTGRGNKPTTVQIQESIGEAVNNIIKHFHKPEKERGSLTVLLCGEGGLVWALEQFFHHGFRSARIFQKNVFVWDFYERTVAFLENADQIGDLQEKPEPLGLNSESFCRYVNAINSMPRNIGKDGKFQLLVCLGARDRLLPQWLPLLAECPVITRMYEENALLRDKLTVSSLIAVLETLHDFPITLESSLTKSVEL; from the exons GGGAAAACTTTGACCAGAGCCCCCTCAAAAGGACCTTTAAATCCAAAGTGCTTGCCCACTACCCAGAGAACATCGAGTGCAACCCATTTGACCAGGATGCTGTCAACATG cTCTGCATGCCCAAAGGTCTGTCATTCCGAACACAGCGTGACAGTCGTACCCCACAATTCCACTCGTTCCTCATCACAAGAGAAGACGGATCTCGCACGTATGGTTTCGTTCACACCTTCTACGAGGAGGTGACCAGTCCTCAGATCTGCTCTGCCATGCAGACGCTACACCAGATGCACCAAGCAGAGCATAATGCATCTGCCCATAACTGCCCTTCgtcatcatcctcttcctcatcatcctcatcctcctcaagTATGGACTCTTTAGCCAGCAGCCTGGATGAAGTTGAGTCTCCTTCCTCAACTTCCTCCTCACAAGGAGGCCGCAGAAGCTGTGGCTGCTCCGGTGAAGGCTACGATTCTGTTCGCGACACTCTGTACGTGTCCAAAGCTATGTGTCTAATCACGCCCATGCCCTTCATGCATGCCTGTAAACGCTTCCTGTCCCAGGTGCACCGCGCTGTCATCTCCAATCAGCCACCCCCACTTCCTTTGGAAAGCTACATCTACAACATCCTCTATGAAGTACCTTTGCCGCCGCCTGGACGCTCTTTAAAGTTCCACGGAGTGTATGAACCTATCCTGTGCCAGAGGCCTGGTGTCGGGGAGCTGCCATTGGCTGATTTCCCACTGAGTAAGGCCTTCCAGTTGTTGGGAGTGGAAAATCTGGTGCAGATTTTTACTTGTGTCCTACTAGAGATGCAGATCCTTCTCTATTCACAAG ATTACCAGAGGCTCATGGTGGTTGCAGAAGGAATCACAACGTTGCTGTTCCCGTTCCAGTGGCAGCATGTGTATGTGCCCATCCTTCCTGCTTCACTTCTGCACTTCCTGGACGCCCCTGTGCCGTATCTCATGGGCCTGCAGTCTAAAGAGGGCACGGACCGCTCTAAACTAGAGCTGCCTCAAGAG GCGAACCTGTGTTTTGTTGACATCGACAACCACTACATCGAGTTACCTGAAGACTTCCCTCAGTTCCCCAACAAGACCGAATTCATCCAGGAACTCAGTGAGGTATTGCTAAGTTTTGGTTTGTCTCCTGAGGGGGGCAACACCTCCTCTGAACCAGCTGTGAGCTCGCAGACCTCCGTGCTGGAGAAGGAACTGAAGAGCACATCCCTGAGTGAGTTGGTGGATGACCGAAAGAATGGCAACCTTGGTGGAGAGGCGCTGGACGTGCTGGAGCTTCTTCAGGGCAACCCGACTCTGGAGCGTCTGCAGGCTCTGGCCAAAAGGACAGGGGTGAAAGTGGCGCGTCTGGAGGCATTGGCAGCGGGGCAGAAAGCTGTAGGGGAGGAGGGCGTTGGAGGAAGGTCTCCTGTCGAGGAAGAGGAGCTGAGGAACGCTAAACTGAACGTGCAGCTGAGGGAGGTGTTCGCTGCACGCTTTGCCACAATGTTCGCGGACTACGAGTCGTTTGTGATCCAGAACTCGCCAGATTTGGAGTCCTGGCTGACCAATAGAGAGCAAATGCACAACTTTGACAAG GCCTCATTCCTTTCGGATCAGCCGGAACCGTACTTGCCCTTCCTGTCCCATTTCATCGAAACGCAAATGTTTGCCACCTTCATCGACAACAAGATCATTTCTCAGTGGGAGGAGAAGGAGCCCCTCCTTCGAGTGTTTGACGGACGCATTGAGAAGGCCCGTCTCTACAATGTTCGCGCACCCAGCTTGCGCTCATCTGTTTACCAGAAATGCACCTTTCTCAAAGAGTCGG CCCAGGCCATAGAGCAGCGGCTGAGAAAGATGGACCACACAGCCATCCATCCTCACCTGCTGGATATGAAGATTGGTCAAGGAAAATACCAGCAGGGCTTCTTCCCCAAACTACAGGCTGATGTGCTCGCCTCAGGGCCCACCAACAACAA GTGGTCTAACCGCACATGCTCGACCCAGCGCAGAGTGGACCGTCACAGACAGCACAACGACCATCTGGTGCTGGACAACGACCTCAAAGAG AAGTACATGCAGGAGGCCCGTAGCCTGGGGAAGAACCTGAGACAACCCAAACTATCAGACCTGTCCCCTGCGGTCATCGCTCAGACCAACTGGAAGTTTGTGGAGGGTTTACTGAAAGAATGCAAAATGAAG ACCAAGCGTATGTTGGTGGAGAAAATGGGCAGAGAGGCTGTTGAACTGGGACATGGAGAGGTGAACATCACTGGCCTGGAGGAGAACACACTCATAGCCAGTCTGTGTGACCTGCTGGAGAGAATATGGAGCCACGGTCTACAGGTCAAACAG GGAAAGTCTGCGCTGTGGTCTCATTTATTACACTACCAGACGAGAGAAGAGAAAAACGAACAGCTGTCAGAGTCTCcag TGTCTAATGGCCAGGAAAAACGGAAGCCAGAGTCCAGTGTTGGTCTTCCTGCATTACGTCTATCAGTCATACAGGATATGAG ACACATCCAAAGTATGGGAGAGATTAAAACCGATGTAGGTCGAGCACGTGCTTGGATCCGACTCTCTCTGGAGAAAAAACTACTTTCCCAGTCTCTCAAACAGCTGCTGTCTAACCAGGCCTTAACCAA GAAGCTGTACAAGCGTTACGCCTTCTTGCGCTGCGAAGAGGAAAAAGAGCAGTTTCTCTTTCACCTCTTGAGCCTGAATACCGTGGACTACTTCTGCTTTACCAGCGTCTTCACCACCATAA TGATTCCATACAGGGCCGTCATTATCCCCATCAAGAAGCTTAGTAACGCAATGACCACGTCCAACCCCTGGCTGTGTGTGTCCGGCGAGCTGGGCGACTCCGGCATCCTGCAGATCACCAAGAACGTTCTGGAAATGAAGTTTGAT TCTGCCTTTAGGCCTCACACGCACATCTCCATCGCCTTCAAG TGTCAGAACCTCGGGAAGTTGACGACAGTGCAGCTGGGTCATGATAATTCTGGCTTGCTTGCCAAGTGGCTGGTGGATTGTGTCATGGTCCGCAATGAGATCACCGGCCACACGTACAA GTTCCCGTGTGGCAAGTGGCTGGGGAAGGGCGTGGATGATGGCAGTCTTGAGCGAGTTCTGATTGGTGAATTTGTAGTTCCATGCAATGATGATGACGGAGGAAGAGGGTCTAAGACTCCGCCCCTTCAGCGATCACCTTCCCAGATCCGACGAATTAGCATCACATCGCTTACAGGACGTGGAAACA AACCAACAACTGTACAGATACAGGAATCCATCGGTGAAGCAGTCAACAATATTATAAAGCATTTCCACAAACCAGAAAAAGAG AGGGGCAGTCTTACAGTCCTGCTGTGTGGAGAAGGTGGTCTTGTGTGGGCACTGGAGCAGTTCTTCCATCATGGATTCCGCTCGGCTCGAATCTTTCAGAAAAACGTTTTTGTGTGGGACTTCTATG AGAGAACAGTAGCATTTCTGGAGAATGCTGATCAGATTGGAGACCTTCAAGAAAAACCAGAGCCACTAGGTTTGAATAGTGAATCTTTCTGTCGATACGTCAACGCCATTAACAGTATGCCACGCAACATTGGCAAAGATGGCAAGTTCCAGCTGCTAGTTTGTCTCGGAGCGAG AGATCGATTGTTGCCGCAGTGGCTTCCTCTACTGGCCGAATGCCCCGTCATCACACGCATGTATGAGGAGAACGCATTACTGCGAGACAAACTCACCGTCAGCTCTCTCATCGCAGTTCTGGAGACGCTCCATGACTTCCCCATCACACTGGAGAGCTCTCTAACTAAAAGCGTTGAGCTGTAA
- the LOC113065410 gene encoding DENN domain-containing protein 5B isoform X4, giving the protein MSATMSGSGSAPCRFAHYFVICGIDNETGLEPDALAGENFDQSPLKRTFKSKVLAHYPENIECNPFDQDAVNMLCMPKGLSFRTQRDSRTPQFHSFLITREDGSRTYGFVHTFYEEVTSPQICSAMQTLHQMHQAEHNASAHNCPSSSSSSSSSSSSSSMDSLASSLDEVESPSSTSSSQGGRRSCGCSGEGYDSVRDTLYVSKAMCLITPMPFMHACKRFLSQVHRAVISNQPPPLPLESYIYNILYEVPLPPPGRSLKFHGVYEPILCQRPGVGELPLADFPLSKAFQLLGVENLVQIFTCVLLEMQILLYSQDYQRLMVVAEGITTLLFPFQWQHVYVPILPASLLHFLDAPVPYLMGLQSKEGTDRSKLELPQEANLCFVDIDNHYIELPEDFPQFPNKTEFIQELSEVLLSFGLSPEGGNTSSEPAVSSQTSVLEKELKSTSLSELVDDRKNGNLGGEALDVLELLQGNPTLERLQALAKRTGVKVARLEALAAGQKAVGEEGVGGRSPVEEEELRNAKLNVQLREVFAARFATMFADYESFVIQNSPDLESWLTNREQMHNFDKASFLSDQPEPYLPFLSHFIETQMFATFIDNKIISQWEEKEPLLRVFDGRIEKARLYNVRAPSLRSSVYQKCTFLKESAQAIEQRLRKMDHTAIHPHLLDMKIGQGKYQQGFFPKLQADVLASGPTNNKWSNRTCSTQRRVDRHRQHNDHLVLDNDLKEKYMQEARSLGKNLRQPKLSDLSPAVIAQTNWKFVEGLLKECKMKTKRMLVEKMGREAVELGHGEVNITGLEENTLIASLCDLLERIWSHGLQVKQGKSALWSHLLHYQTREEKNEQLSESPVSNGQEKRKPESSVGLPALRLSVIQDMRHIQSMGEIKTDVGRARAWIRLSLEKKLLSQSLKQLLSNQALTKKLYKRYAFLRCEEEKEQFLFHLLSLNTVDYFCFTSVFTTIMIPYRAVIIPIKKLSNAMTTSNPWLCVSGELGDSGILQITKNVLEMKFDCQNLGKLTTVQLGHDNSGLLAKWLVDCVMVRNEITGHTYKFPCGKWLGKGVDDGSLERVLIGEFVVPCNDDDGGRGSKTPPLQRSPSQIRRISITSLTGRGNKPTTVQIQESIGEAVNNIIKHFHKPEKERGSLTVLLCGEGGLVWALEQFFHHGFRSARIFQKNVFVWDFYERTVAFLENADQIGDLQEKPEPLGLNSESFCRYVNAINSMPRNIGKDGKFQLLVCLGARDRLLPQWLPLLAECPVITRMYEENALLRDKLTVSSLIAVLETLHDFPITLESSLTKSVEL; this is encoded by the exons GGGAAAACTTTGACCAGAGCCCCCTCAAAAGGACCTTTAAATCCAAAGTGCTTGCCCACTACCCAGAGAACATCGAGTGCAACCCATTTGACCAGGATGCTGTCAACATG cTCTGCATGCCCAAAGGTCTGTCATTCCGAACACAGCGTGACAGTCGTACCCCACAATTCCACTCGTTCCTCATCACAAGAGAAGACGGATCTCGCACGTATGGTTTCGTTCACACCTTCTACGAGGAGGTGACCAGTCCTCAGATCTGCTCTGCCATGCAGACGCTACACCAGATGCACCAAGCAGAGCATAATGCATCTGCCCATAACTGCCCTTCgtcatcatcctcttcctcatcatcctcatcctcctcaagTATGGACTCTTTAGCCAGCAGCCTGGATGAAGTTGAGTCTCCTTCCTCAACTTCCTCCTCACAAGGAGGCCGCAGAAGCTGTGGCTGCTCCGGTGAAGGCTACGATTCTGTTCGCGACACTCTGTACGTGTCCAAAGCTATGTGTCTAATCACGCCCATGCCCTTCATGCATGCCTGTAAACGCTTCCTGTCCCAGGTGCACCGCGCTGTCATCTCCAATCAGCCACCCCCACTTCCTTTGGAAAGCTACATCTACAACATCCTCTATGAAGTACCTTTGCCGCCGCCTGGACGCTCTTTAAAGTTCCACGGAGTGTATGAACCTATCCTGTGCCAGAGGCCTGGTGTCGGGGAGCTGCCATTGGCTGATTTCCCACTGAGTAAGGCCTTCCAGTTGTTGGGAGTGGAAAATCTGGTGCAGATTTTTACTTGTGTCCTACTAGAGATGCAGATCCTTCTCTATTCACAAG ATTACCAGAGGCTCATGGTGGTTGCAGAAGGAATCACAACGTTGCTGTTCCCGTTCCAGTGGCAGCATGTGTATGTGCCCATCCTTCCTGCTTCACTTCTGCACTTCCTGGACGCCCCTGTGCCGTATCTCATGGGCCTGCAGTCTAAAGAGGGCACGGACCGCTCTAAACTAGAGCTGCCTCAAGAG GCGAACCTGTGTTTTGTTGACATCGACAACCACTACATCGAGTTACCTGAAGACTTCCCTCAGTTCCCCAACAAGACCGAATTCATCCAGGAACTCAGTGAGGTATTGCTAAGTTTTGGTTTGTCTCCTGAGGGGGGCAACACCTCCTCTGAACCAGCTGTGAGCTCGCAGACCTCCGTGCTGGAGAAGGAACTGAAGAGCACATCCCTGAGTGAGTTGGTGGATGACCGAAAGAATGGCAACCTTGGTGGAGAGGCGCTGGACGTGCTGGAGCTTCTTCAGGGCAACCCGACTCTGGAGCGTCTGCAGGCTCTGGCCAAAAGGACAGGGGTGAAAGTGGCGCGTCTGGAGGCATTGGCAGCGGGGCAGAAAGCTGTAGGGGAGGAGGGCGTTGGAGGAAGGTCTCCTGTCGAGGAAGAGGAGCTGAGGAACGCTAAACTGAACGTGCAGCTGAGGGAGGTGTTCGCTGCACGCTTTGCCACAATGTTCGCGGACTACGAGTCGTTTGTGATCCAGAACTCGCCAGATTTGGAGTCCTGGCTGACCAATAGAGAGCAAATGCACAACTTTGACAAG GCCTCATTCCTTTCGGATCAGCCGGAACCGTACTTGCCCTTCCTGTCCCATTTCATCGAAACGCAAATGTTTGCCACCTTCATCGACAACAAGATCATTTCTCAGTGGGAGGAGAAGGAGCCCCTCCTTCGAGTGTTTGACGGACGCATTGAGAAGGCCCGTCTCTACAATGTTCGCGCACCCAGCTTGCGCTCATCTGTTTACCAGAAATGCACCTTTCTCAAAGAGTCGG CCCAGGCCATAGAGCAGCGGCTGAGAAAGATGGACCACACAGCCATCCATCCTCACCTGCTGGATATGAAGATTGGTCAAGGAAAATACCAGCAGGGCTTCTTCCCCAAACTACAGGCTGATGTGCTCGCCTCAGGGCCCACCAACAACAA GTGGTCTAACCGCACATGCTCGACCCAGCGCAGAGTGGACCGTCACAGACAGCACAACGACCATCTGGTGCTGGACAACGACCTCAAAGAG AAGTACATGCAGGAGGCCCGTAGCCTGGGGAAGAACCTGAGACAACCCAAACTATCAGACCTGTCCCCTGCGGTCATCGCTCAGACCAACTGGAAGTTTGTGGAGGGTTTACTGAAAGAATGCAAAATGAAG ACCAAGCGTATGTTGGTGGAGAAAATGGGCAGAGAGGCTGTTGAACTGGGACATGGAGAGGTGAACATCACTGGCCTGGAGGAGAACACACTCATAGCCAGTCTGTGTGACCTGCTGGAGAGAATATGGAGCCACGGTCTACAGGTCAAACAG GGAAAGTCTGCGCTGTGGTCTCATTTATTACACTACCAGACGAGAGAAGAGAAAAACGAACAGCTGTCAGAGTCTCcag TGTCTAATGGCCAGGAAAAACGGAAGCCAGAGTCCAGTGTTGGTCTTCCTGCATTACGTCTATCAGTCATACAGGATATGAG ACACATCCAAAGTATGGGAGAGATTAAAACCGATGTAGGTCGAGCACGTGCTTGGATCCGACTCTCTCTGGAGAAAAAACTACTTTCCCAGTCTCTCAAACAGCTGCTGTCTAACCAGGCCTTAACCAA GAAGCTGTACAAGCGTTACGCCTTCTTGCGCTGCGAAGAGGAAAAAGAGCAGTTTCTCTTTCACCTCTTGAGCCTGAATACCGTGGACTACTTCTGCTTTACCAGCGTCTTCACCACCATAA TGATTCCATACAGGGCCGTCATTATCCCCATCAAGAAGCTTAGTAACGCAATGACCACGTCCAACCCCTGGCTGTGTGTGTCCGGCGAGCTGGGCGACTCCGGCATCCTGCAGATCACCAAGAACGTTCTGGAAATGAAGTTTGAT TGTCAGAACCTCGGGAAGTTGACGACAGTGCAGCTGGGTCATGATAATTCTGGCTTGCTTGCCAAGTGGCTGGTGGATTGTGTCATGGTCCGCAATGAGATCACCGGCCACACGTACAA GTTCCCGTGTGGCAAGTGGCTGGGGAAGGGCGTGGATGATGGCAGTCTTGAGCGAGTTCTGATTGGTGAATTTGTAGTTCCATGCAATGATGATGACGGAGGAAGAGGGTCTAAGACTCCGCCCCTTCAGCGATCACCTTCCCAGATCCGACGAATTAGCATCACATCGCTTACAGGACGTGGAAACA AACCAACAACTGTACAGATACAGGAATCCATCGGTGAAGCAGTCAACAATATTATAAAGCATTTCCACAAACCAGAAAAAGAG AGGGGCAGTCTTACAGTCCTGCTGTGTGGAGAAGGTGGTCTTGTGTGGGCACTGGAGCAGTTCTTCCATCATGGATTCCGCTCGGCTCGAATCTTTCAGAAAAACGTTTTTGTGTGGGACTTCTATG AGAGAACAGTAGCATTTCTGGAGAATGCTGATCAGATTGGAGACCTTCAAGAAAAACCAGAGCCACTAGGTTTGAATAGTGAATCTTTCTGTCGATACGTCAACGCCATTAACAGTATGCCACGCAACATTGGCAAAGATGGCAAGTTCCAGCTGCTAGTTTGTCTCGGAGCGAG AGATCGATTGTTGCCGCAGTGGCTTCCTCTACTGGCCGAATGCCCCGTCATCACACGCATGTATGAGGAGAACGCATTACTGCGAGACAAACTCACCGTCAGCTCTCTCATCGCAGTTCTGGAGACGCTCCATGACTTCCCCATCACACTGGAGAGCTCTCTAACTAAAAGCGTTGAGCTGTAA